One window of Pseudanabaena sp. FACHB-2040 genomic DNA carries:
- a CDS encoding 2Fe-2S iron-sulfur cluster-binding protein yields the protein MATTYSVEIHHQGNTHTLTVGEDQTVLAAAQNAGLDLPFSCSAGVCTTCAALVLEGQVDQSEGMGVSPDLQAEGYALLCVTYPRSDLKLETEKEDIVYQKQFGQS from the coding sequence ATGGCGACCACCTATTCCGTCGAAATTCATCATCAAGGCAACACCCATACCCTAACCGTTGGCGAAGATCAGACCGTTTTAGCGGCGGCCCAAAACGCTGGGCTAGACCTGCCCTTTTCCTGCAGCGCTGGAGTTTGCACCACCTGCGCTGCCCTAGTGCTCGAAGGCCAGGTCGATCAGTCCGAGGGCATGGGCGTCAGCCCCGACCTGCAGGCGGAGGGCTATGCCCTGCTATGCGTAACCTATCCCCGCTCTGATCTCAAGCTTGAGACAGAGAAGGAAGATATTGTGTATCAAAAGCAGTTTGGACAGTCTTAG